In one Bordetella pertussis 18323 genomic region, the following are encoded:
- a CDS encoding IS481-like element IS481 family transposase has protein sequence MNTHKHARLTFLRRLEMVQQLIAHQVCVPEAARAYGVTAPTVRKWLGRFLAQGQAGLADASSRPTVSPRAIAPAKALAIVELRRKRLTQARIAQALGVSASTVSRVLARAGLSHLADLEPAEPVVRYEHQAPGDLLHIDIKKLGRIQRPGHRVTGNRRDTVEGAGWDFVFVAIDDHARVAFTDIHPDERFPSAVQFLKDAVAYYQRLGVTIQRLLTDNGSAFRSRAFAALCHELGIKHRFTRPYRPQTNGKAERFIQSALREWAYAHTYQNSQHRADAMKSWLHHYNWHRPHQGIGRAVPISRLNLDEYNLLTVHN, from the coding sequence ATGAACACCCATAAGCATGCCCGATTGACCTTCCTACGTCGACTCGAAATGGTCCAGCAATTGATCGCCCATCAAGTTTGTGTGCCTGAAGCGGCCCGCGCCTATGGGGTCACCGCGCCGACTGTGCGCAAATGGCTGGGCCGCTTCCTGGCTCAGGGCCAGGCGGGCTTGGCCGATGCGTCCTCGCGCCCGACGGTCTCGCCCCGAGCGATTGCGCCGGCCAAGGCGCTGGCTATCGTGGAGCTGCGCCGCAAGCGGCTGACCCAAGCGCGCATCGCCCAGGCGCTGGGCGTGTCAGCCAGCACCGTCAGCCGCGTCCTGGCCCGCGCCGGTCTGTCGCACCTGGCCGACCTGGAGCCGGCCGAGCCGGTGGTGCGCTACGAGCATCAGGCCCCCGGCGATCTGCTGCACATCGACATCAAGAAGCTGGGACGTATCCAGCGCCCTGGCCACCGGGTCACGGGCAACCGACGCGATACCGTTGAGGGGGCCGGCTGGGACTTCGTCTTCGTGGCCATCGATGACCACGCCCGCGTGGCCTTCACCGACATCCACCCCGACGAGCGCTTCCCCAGCGCCGTCCAGTTCCTCAAGGACGCAGTGGCCTACTACCAGCGCCTGGGCGTGACCATCCAGCGCTTGCTCACCGACAATGGCTCGGCCTTTCGCAGCCGCGCCTTCGCCGCGCTGTGCCATGAGCTGGGCATCAAGCACCGCTTTACCCGACCTTACCGCCCACAGACCAATGGCAAGGCCGAACGCTTCATCCAGTCGGCCTTGCGTGAGTGGGCTTACGCTCACACCTACCAGAACTCCCAACACCGAGCCGATGCCATGAAATCCTGGCTACACCACTACAACTGGCATCGACCCCACCAAGGCATCGGGCGCGCTGTACCCATCTCCAGACTCAACCTGGACGAATACAACCTATTGACAGTTCACAACTAG
- a CDS encoding lipoprotein, whose translation MFGRWILLPTLLALAGCASTRPPADPENICAIFREKPSWHDAALDVQKKWGAPVNVPIAMMHQESSFRHDALPPRYYFLGFIPWGRVSSAYGYAQAKDETWADYKREAGGWLASRDNFSDALDFMGWYMSKTQRINGVSKWDAYGQYLNYHEGWTGYRNRSYDRKAWLKRVAQQVQARAERFGAQYKGCERELNRGGWLF comes from the coding sequence ATGTTCGGACGCTGGATCCTGCTGCCCACCCTTCTTGCCCTGGCGGGCTGCGCCAGCACGCGCCCTCCGGCCGACCCCGAGAACATCTGCGCCATCTTCCGCGAGAAGCCGTCCTGGCACGATGCCGCCCTCGATGTGCAGAAGAAATGGGGCGCGCCGGTCAATGTGCCGATCGCGATGATGCACCAGGAATCCAGCTTTCGGCACGACGCCCTGCCGCCGCGCTACTACTTCCTCGGGTTCATTCCCTGGGGCCGGGTCAGCTCGGCCTATGGCTATGCGCAGGCCAAGGACGAAACCTGGGCCGACTACAAGCGCGAGGCCGGCGGCTGGCTGGCCAGCCGCGACAACTTTTCCGACGCGCTGGACTTCATGGGCTGGTACATGAGCAAGACCCAGCGCATCAACGGCGTCTCGAAATGGGACGCCTACGGCCAATACCTGAACTACCATGAGGGCTGGACCGGCTATCGCAACCGCAGCTACGACCGCAAGGCCTGGCTCAAGCGGGTGGCGCAGCAGGTGCAGGCGCGCGCCGAACGCTTCGGCGCCCAGTACAAGGGCTGCGAGCGCGAGCTGAACCGCGGCGGCTGGCTGTTCTGA
- the acnB gene encoding bifunctional aconitate hydratase 2/2-methylisocitrate dehydratase: MLETYHQHVADRAALGIPPLPLSAQQTADLIELLKNPPDGEAQNLLELLTYRVPAGVDDAAKVKASYLAAVAFGTESCALIDRAKATELLGTMLGGYNIGPLVQLLDDAEVGTIAADALKKTLLMFDAFHDVKEKADKGNANAKSVLQSWADAEWFTSRPEVPQSLTVTVFKVPGETNTDDLSPAPDATTRPDIPMHALAMLKNKRDGAAFEPEEDGKRGPVQFIESLKEKGHLVAYVGDVVGTGSSRKSATNSVLWFTGEDIPFVPNKRFGGVCLGSKIAPIFYNTMEDAGALPIELDVSKMEMGDVVELRPYDGKAIKNGETIAEFTVKSDVLFDEVRAGGRIPLIIGRGLTAKAREALGLPPSTLFRLPNNPADTGKGYTLAQKMVGRACGLPEGQGIRPGTYCEPKMTSVGSQDTTGPMTRDELKDLACLDFSADLVMQSFCHTAAYPKPVDVKTHHTLPQFISTRGGISLRPGDGVIHSWLNRMLLPDTVGTGGDSHTRFPIGISFPAGSGLVAFAAATGVMPLDMPESVLVRFKGKMQPGVTLRDLVNAIPLYAIKQGLLTVAKQGKKNIFSGRILEIEGLPDLKVEQAFELSDASAERSAAGCSVRLHKEPIIEYINSNIVMLKWMIANGYEDERSLGRRIKAMEAWLADPKLLEPDADADYAAVIEIDLADIHEPIVACPNDPDDVKTLSDVAGAKIDEVFIGSCMTNIGHFRAASKLLEGKRDIPVKLWVAPPTKMDAQQLTEEGHYGVFGTAGARTEMPGCSLCMGNQAQVREGATVMSTSTRNFPNRLGKNTNVYLGSAELAAICSRLGRIPTREEYMADMGVINKSGDQIYQYLNFDRIPDYKDVADVIEV; this comes from the coding sequence ATGCTGGAAACGTACCATCAACACGTCGCCGACCGCGCAGCCCTGGGCATTCCGCCGCTGCCGCTGTCCGCGCAACAAACCGCTGACCTGATCGAGCTGCTGAAAAACCCGCCGGATGGCGAGGCGCAGAATCTGCTGGAGCTGCTGACCTACCGCGTGCCCGCCGGCGTGGACGACGCCGCCAAGGTCAAGGCCTCGTACCTGGCCGCCGTGGCCTTCGGCACCGAATCGTGTGCCCTGATCGACCGCGCCAAGGCGACCGAACTGCTGGGCACGATGCTCGGCGGCTACAACATCGGCCCGCTGGTGCAACTGCTGGACGACGCCGAGGTCGGCACCATCGCCGCAGACGCGCTGAAGAAGACCCTGCTGATGTTCGACGCCTTCCACGACGTCAAGGAGAAGGCGGACAAGGGCAACGCCAACGCCAAGTCGGTGCTGCAGAGCTGGGCCGATGCCGAATGGTTCACCAGCCGTCCGGAAGTGCCGCAAAGCCTGACCGTCACGGTCTTCAAGGTACCCGGCGAAACCAACACGGACGACCTGTCGCCCGCCCCCGACGCCACCACGCGCCCCGATATCCCGATGCACGCCCTGGCGATGCTGAAGAACAAGCGCGACGGCGCGGCGTTCGAGCCCGAGGAAGACGGCAAGCGCGGTCCCGTGCAGTTCATCGAATCGCTGAAGGAAAAAGGCCACCTGGTCGCCTACGTCGGCGACGTGGTCGGCACCGGCTCATCGCGCAAATCGGCCACCAACTCGGTGCTCTGGTTCACCGGCGAAGATATCCCGTTCGTGCCCAACAAGCGCTTCGGCGGCGTCTGCCTGGGTAGCAAGATCGCGCCCATCTTCTACAACACGATGGAAGACGCCGGCGCCCTGCCGATCGAGCTGGACGTCTCGAAAATGGAAATGGGCGACGTGGTGGAACTGCGCCCGTACGACGGCAAGGCCATCAAGAATGGCGAGACCATCGCCGAGTTCACGGTCAAGTCGGACGTGCTGTTCGACGAAGTGCGCGCCGGCGGCCGCATTCCGCTGATCATCGGCCGCGGCCTGACCGCCAAGGCGCGCGAGGCCCTGGGCCTGCCGCCCTCCACCCTGTTCCGCCTGCCCAACAACCCGGCCGACACCGGCAAGGGCTACACGCTGGCCCAGAAGATGGTCGGCCGCGCCTGCGGCCTGCCGGAAGGCCAGGGCATCCGCCCGGGCACCTATTGCGAGCCGAAGATGACCTCGGTGGGCAGCCAGGACACCACCGGCCCGATGACCCGCGACGAACTGAAGGACCTGGCCTGCCTGGACTTCTCGGCCGACCTGGTGATGCAGTCGTTCTGCCATACCGCCGCCTATCCCAAGCCGGTGGACGTCAAGACGCACCACACCCTGCCGCAGTTCATCAGCACGCGCGGCGGCATTTCGCTGCGCCCCGGCGACGGCGTCATCCACTCGTGGCTGAACCGCATGCTGCTGCCCGACACGGTCGGCACCGGCGGCGACTCGCACACGCGCTTCCCGATCGGCATTTCGTTCCCCGCCGGCTCGGGCCTGGTGGCCTTCGCCGCGGCGACCGGCGTGATGCCGCTGGACATGCCGGAATCGGTGCTGGTGCGCTTCAAGGGCAAGATGCAACCCGGCGTCACGCTGCGCGACCTGGTCAATGCGATCCCGCTGTATGCCATCAAGCAAGGCCTGCTGACCGTGGCCAAGCAAGGCAAGAAGAACATCTTCTCGGGCCGCATCCTGGAAATCGAAGGCCTGCCCGACCTGAAGGTCGAACAAGCCTTCGAGCTGTCCGACGCCTCGGCCGAACGCTCGGCCGCCGGCTGCTCGGTGCGCCTGCACAAAGAGCCGATCATCGAGTACATCAACAGCAACATCGTGATGCTGAAGTGGATGATCGCCAACGGCTATGAAGACGAGCGCTCGCTGGGCCGCCGCATCAAGGCCATGGAAGCCTGGCTGGCCGATCCCAAGCTGCTGGAGCCGGACGCCGACGCCGACTACGCCGCCGTGATCGAGATCGACCTGGCCGACATCCATGAGCCCATCGTGGCCTGCCCGAACGACCCCGACGACGTCAAGACGCTGTCGGATGTCGCCGGCGCCAAGATCGACGAAGTGTTCATCGGCAGCTGCATGACCAACATCGGCCATTTCCGCGCGGCGTCCAAGCTGCTGGAAGGCAAGCGCGACATTCCGGTCAAGCTGTGGGTGGCGCCGCCGACCAAGATGGACGCGCAGCAGCTCACCGAGGAAGGCCACTACGGCGTCTTCGGCACGGCCGGCGCGCGCACCGAAATGCCGGGCTGCTCGCTGTGCATGGGCAACCAGGCGCAAGTGCGCGAGGGCGCGACGGTCATGTCCACCAGCACGCGCAACTTCCCCAACCGCCTGGGCAAGAACACCAACGTGTACCTGGGCTCGGCGGAACTGGCGGCGATCTGCTCGCGCCTGGGCCGCATCCCGACCCGCGAGGAGTACATGGCCGATATGGGCGTCATCAACAAGAGCGGCGACCAGATCTACCAGTACCTGAACTTCGACCGCATCCCCGACTACAAGGATGTGGCCGACGTGATCGAGGTCTGA
- a CDS encoding OmpA family protein, whose protein sequence is MATHPVGPTLLAALTLLAACSGSMAQEPPYKSTILGLQATILDLKGLPSDTDGGISDLSAQVGALAARHEGVSVRQGKDAVTIAMMGDVLFDFDKADILAAAEPTLRDIAELIKSPATGIVAIEGHTDSKGSDSYNKGLSLRRAQAVAQWLGAHGVDAAKLSVRGLGAARPVQPNQLAVKIQ, encoded by the coding sequence ATGGCGACCCATCCTGTCGGGCCAACGTTGCTGGCGGCGCTGACGCTGCTTGCCGCCTGCAGCGGTTCCATGGCGCAAGAGCCGCCCTACAAGAGCACGATACTGGGCTTGCAGGCGACCATCCTGGACCTGAAGGGCTTGCCGTCCGACACCGACGGCGGCATATCGGACCTGAGCGCCCAAGTGGGTGCGCTGGCCGCGCGCCATGAAGGCGTGTCGGTACGGCAGGGCAAGGATGCCGTCACCATCGCCATGATGGGCGACGTACTCTTCGATTTCGACAAGGCCGACATACTCGCCGCGGCCGAACCCACTCTGCGGGACATCGCGGAGCTGATCAAATCCCCCGCCACCGGCATCGTCGCCATTGAAGGTCACACGGACTCCAAGGGCTCGGATTCCTATAACAAGGGCCTGTCATTGCGACGGGCCCAGGCCGTTGCGCAGTGGCTGGGCGCTCACGGGGTGGATGCAGCGAAACTGTCGGTCAGGGGCCTGGGGGCTGCCAGGCCCGTACAGCCCAACCAGCTAGCTGTGAAGATTCAATAG
- a CDS encoding TonB-dependent receptor, whose translation MKPLPLAYLAALLPWYAGVIQAQSAPAAGDDASITLEAVRVEASADASAGGLAPAFAGGQVATGAKVGILGTRDNLETPFSITAYTNELIQDRQAKGVGDVLQNDPGVRVARGFGNFQESYFIRGFILSSDDIAYNGLYGLLPRQYISTQLFERVEVLRGASAFLTGAPPSGGGIGGVINLVPKRAPNEPLTRFSAGYGSDSVLEASADIGRRFGPDDSVGIRINAAQRGGETAIDGERTRTTVFALGLDWRGERARLSADIGYQDNRLKRARPNVTLAGDAAKVPGAPDAGSNYAQPWSYSNERDVFGTLRGEYDFNGRITGWVAYGMRQSKEENSLANLNNVNGAGQGKFYRFDNAREDTVNTGEIGLRAKARTGPVGHELVASASYFDLEKKNAYVMDFFNQFDTSIYDPVSYAKPAISSTAFRGNDMDDPAKQGVIRLASYALGDTMSFFDDKVLLTAGIRHQRLYQRDYSYDTGIGGTPYEQSHNSPAAGLVVRVTPQVSLYANYIEALSAGDTAPQTANGLPVVNHGESLAPYVSKQKEVGVKFEHDGLGGGLALFSTDKPRGFVGDDQVFRASGKDRHRGVELTTYGELTRSVRVLGGLTWLDAKQLSTGNAATDGKRVIGVPRFQANLGVEWDIPGVQGLTVDGRVVYTGSSYADAANTLEVPGWTRLDAGLRYMTDIGGHLVTWRARVENIANRDYWSSVGGYPGNGYLVLGGPRTFTLSASMEF comes from the coding sequence ATGAAGCCATTACCGCTCGCTTATCTCGCCGCGCTGCTGCCCTGGTACGCAGGCGTCATCCAGGCGCAATCCGCGCCCGCCGCCGGCGACGATGCCTCGATCACCCTGGAAGCCGTCAGGGTCGAGGCCAGCGCCGACGCCTCCGCCGGCGGCCTGGCGCCGGCCTTCGCGGGCGGCCAGGTCGCCACGGGCGCGAAGGTCGGCATCCTCGGCACGCGCGACAACCTGGAAACCCCGTTCTCCATCACCGCCTACACCAACGAACTGATCCAGGACCGCCAGGCCAAGGGGGTGGGCGACGTCCTGCAGAACGACCCCGGCGTGCGGGTGGCGCGCGGGTTCGGCAACTTCCAGGAGTCGTATTTCATCCGCGGCTTCATCCTCAGCTCAGACGACATCGCGTACAACGGCCTCTATGGCCTGTTGCCGCGCCAGTACATCTCGACCCAGCTGTTCGAGCGCGTCGAGGTGCTGCGCGGTGCCTCGGCGTTTCTCACCGGCGCGCCGCCGTCCGGCGGCGGGATCGGCGGGGTGATCAACCTGGTTCCCAAGCGCGCGCCCAACGAGCCGCTGACGCGCTTTTCGGCCGGCTACGGCAGCGACAGCGTGCTCGAGGCTTCGGCCGACATCGGCCGGCGCTTCGGCCCGGACGACAGCGTCGGGATCCGCATCAACGCCGCCCAGCGCGGCGGCGAGACCGCCATCGACGGCGAGCGCACCCGCACCACGGTGTTCGCGCTGGGCCTGGACTGGCGCGGCGAGCGCGCGCGCCTGTCGGCCGATATCGGCTACCAGGACAACCGCCTGAAGCGGGCGCGCCCCAATGTCACGCTGGCCGGCGACGCCGCCAAGGTGCCCGGCGCGCCCGACGCCGGCTCCAACTATGCCCAGCCCTGGTCGTACTCCAACGAACGCGACGTGTTCGGCACCCTGCGCGGCGAATACGACTTCAACGGCCGCATAACGGGCTGGGTCGCCTATGGCATGCGCCAGAGCAAGGAGGAGAACTCGCTGGCCAACCTCAATAACGTCAACGGCGCGGGGCAGGGCAAGTTCTACCGCTTCGACAACGCCCGCGAGGATACCGTCAACACCGGCGAGATCGGCCTGCGCGCCAAGGCGCGCACCGGCCCGGTGGGCCACGAACTGGTCGCCTCGGCGTCGTATTTCGACCTCGAGAAGAAGAACGCCTATGTCATGGACTTCTTCAACCAGTTCGACACCAGCATCTACGACCCCGTCAGCTACGCCAAGCCGGCCATCAGCAGCACCGCGTTTCGCGGCAACGACATGGACGATCCCGCCAAGCAGGGCGTCATCCGGCTGGCCAGCTATGCGCTGGGCGACACCATGTCGTTCTTCGACGACAAGGTGCTGCTGACCGCCGGCATCCGCCACCAGCGCCTCTACCAGCGCGACTACAGCTACGACACGGGCATCGGCGGCACCCCCTACGAGCAAAGCCACAACTCGCCCGCCGCCGGCCTGGTGGTGCGCGTGACGCCCCAGGTGTCGCTGTACGCCAACTACATCGAGGCCCTGTCGGCGGGCGACACCGCGCCGCAGACCGCCAACGGCCTACCGGTGGTCAACCACGGCGAATCGCTGGCGCCCTATGTGTCCAAGCAGAAGGAAGTGGGCGTCAAGTTCGAGCACGACGGCCTGGGCGGCGGCCTGGCGCTCTTTTCCACCGACAAGCCGCGCGGGTTCGTGGGCGATGACCAGGTCTTCCGCGCTTCGGGCAAGGACCGCCACCGCGGGGTCGAACTGACGACTTACGGCGAGCTCACGCGCAGCGTGCGCGTGCTGGGCGGGCTGACCTGGCTGGACGCCAAGCAGCTCAGCACCGGCAACGCCGCCACCGACGGCAAGCGCGTCATCGGCGTGCCCCGCTTCCAGGCCAACCTCGGCGTGGAGTGGGACATCCCCGGCGTGCAGGGCCTGACCGTGGACGGGCGTGTGGTCTATACGGGCTCGTCCTATGCGGATGCGGCCAACACCCTCGAGGTGCCGGGCTGGACGCGCCTGGACGCCGGCCTGCGTTACATGACCGATATCGGCGGCCATCTGGTGACCTGGCGCGCCCGCGTCGAGAACATCGCCAACCGCGACTACTGGTCCTCCGTGGGCGGCTACCCCGGCAATGGCTACCTGGTGCTGGGCGGCCCGCGCACCTTCACGCTGTCGGCATCGATGGAGTTCTGA
- the acnA gene encoding aconitate hydratase AcnA yields MPHNTFDTLKTFKIGKKTCQFYSLPALGKALGVDVQRLPVSIRIVLESVLRNCDGAKVTQEHVRQLANWQANAKREDEIPFVVARVVLQDFTGVPLLADIAAMRSVAAKMGKDPKRIEPLVPVDLVVDHSVMIDYFGTKNALDLNMKLEFQRNRERYQFMKWGMQAFDTFGVVPPGFGIVHQVNLEYLARGVHRDKNNDVYYPDSLVGTDSHTTMINGIGVVGWGVGGIEAEAGMLGQPVYFLTPDVVGVELKGKLRGGVTATDLVLTITEMLRREKVVGKFVEFCGEGTASLSVTDRATIGNMAPEYGATMGFFPVDERTIDYFEGTGRTAEEIAALEAYFKAQKMFGVPKAKDINYTKLLTLDLGTVAPSLAGPKRPQDRIEIGNVKNTFTELFSKPIAENGFNQPADKLHQAYTTSAGTKVKNGDILIAAITSCTNTSNPSVLLAAGLLAKKAVEAGLKVPKHIKTSLAPGSRVVTEYLTKTGLLPYLEKLGFDVAAYGCTTCIGNAGDLTADLNEAILGNDLVCSAVLSGNRNFEARIHPNIKANFLASPPLVVAYALAGTVTRDLMTEPVGRGKNGDVWLGDIWPSSEEIQALLKFAMNPTAFKENYSQVKSNPGKLWENIKGVTGETYNWPESTYIAEPPFFEGFGMTPAAMPAVKGARALGIFGDSVTTDHISPAGSIKETSPAGKWLKENGVMKADFNSYGSRRGNHEIMMRGTFANVRIKNLMIPARPDGSRFEGGETLFQPTGEQMSIYDAAMKYVAQGTSSVVFGGEEYGTGSSRDWAAKGTQLLGVKAVIARSFERIHRSNLVGMGVLPLQFKGSDSAQSLGIVGNETFDVTGLEGGIKPMQDVTLTIHRADGSRQDVTVLLRIDTPIEVDYYQHGGILPFVLRQLLAA; encoded by the coding sequence ATGCCGCACAATACGTTCGACACTCTCAAGACTTTCAAGATCGGCAAGAAAACCTGTCAGTTCTATTCGCTGCCGGCCCTGGGCAAGGCCCTGGGCGTGGATGTACAGCGCTTGCCGGTGTCCATCCGCATCGTGCTCGAATCGGTGCTGCGCAACTGTGACGGCGCCAAGGTCACGCAAGAGCACGTGCGCCAATTGGCCAACTGGCAGGCCAACGCCAAGCGCGAGGACGAGATCCCCTTCGTGGTGGCGCGGGTGGTGCTGCAGGACTTCACCGGCGTGCCGCTGCTGGCCGATATCGCCGCCATGCGTTCGGTGGCTGCCAAGATGGGCAAGGACCCCAAGCGCATCGAGCCGCTGGTGCCGGTGGACCTGGTGGTGGACCACTCGGTCATGATCGATTACTTCGGCACCAAGAACGCGCTCGACCTGAACATGAAGCTGGAGTTCCAGCGCAACCGCGAGCGCTACCAGTTCATGAAGTGGGGCATGCAGGCCTTCGACACCTTCGGCGTGGTGCCCCCGGGCTTCGGCATCGTGCACCAGGTCAACCTCGAGTACCTGGCGCGCGGCGTGCACCGTGACAAGAACAACGACGTCTACTACCCCGACTCGCTGGTGGGCACCGACAGCCACACCACCATGATCAACGGCATCGGCGTGGTCGGCTGGGGCGTGGGCGGCATCGAGGCCGAGGCCGGCATGCTGGGCCAGCCGGTCTATTTCCTGACGCCGGACGTGGTCGGCGTGGAGCTCAAGGGCAAGCTGCGCGGCGGCGTGACAGCCACCGACCTGGTGCTGACCATCACCGAGATGCTGCGCCGCGAGAAGGTCGTGGGCAAGTTCGTCGAATTCTGCGGCGAAGGCACCGCCAGCCTGTCGGTCACCGACCGGGCCACCATCGGCAACATGGCGCCCGAGTACGGCGCGACCATGGGCTTTTTCCCGGTCGACGAACGCACCATCGATTACTTCGAAGGCACCGGCCGCACGGCCGAGGAAATCGCCGCCCTCGAGGCCTATTTCAAGGCGCAGAAGATGTTCGGCGTGCCCAAGGCCAAGGACATCAACTACACCAAGCTGCTGACGCTGGACCTGGGCACCGTGGCGCCGTCGCTGGCCGGCCCCAAGCGCCCGCAGGACCGCATCGAGATCGGCAACGTCAAGAACACCTTCACCGAGCTGTTCTCCAAGCCCATCGCCGAAAACGGCTTCAACCAGCCGGCCGACAAGCTGCACCAGGCCTACACGACCAGCGCCGGCACCAAGGTCAAGAACGGCGACATCCTGATCGCCGCCATCACGTCGTGCACCAACACGTCGAACCCCAGCGTGCTGCTGGCCGCCGGCCTGCTGGCCAAGAAGGCGGTCGAGGCCGGCCTGAAGGTGCCCAAGCACATCAAGACCTCGCTGGCGCCCGGATCGCGCGTGGTCACGGAATACCTGACCAAGACCGGCCTGCTGCCCTATCTCGAGAAGCTGGGCTTCGACGTGGCGGCCTACGGCTGCACCACCTGCATCGGCAACGCGGGCGACCTGACCGCCGACCTGAACGAAGCCATCCTGGGCAACGACCTGGTGTGCTCGGCCGTGCTGTCGGGCAACCGCAACTTCGAGGCCCGCATCCACCCGAACATCAAGGCCAACTTCCTGGCCTCGCCGCCGCTGGTGGTGGCGTACGCGCTGGCCGGCACGGTCACGCGCGACCTGATGACCGAGCCGGTGGGCCGCGGCAAGAACGGCGACGTGTGGCTGGGCGACATCTGGCCGAGCAGCGAGGAGATCCAGGCGCTGCTCAAGTTCGCCATGAATCCGACCGCCTTCAAGGAAAACTACAGCCAGGTCAAGAGCAACCCCGGCAAGCTGTGGGAGAACATCAAGGGCGTGACGGGCGAGACCTATAACTGGCCCGAATCGACCTACATCGCCGAACCGCCGTTCTTCGAAGGCTTTGGAATGACGCCCGCCGCCATGCCGGCGGTCAAGGGCGCGCGCGCGCTGGGCATCTTCGGCGACTCGGTGACCACCGACCACATCTCGCCGGCCGGCTCCATCAAGGAGACCTCGCCGGCCGGCAAGTGGCTCAAGGAGAACGGCGTGATGAAGGCCGACTTCAACAGCTACGGTTCGCGGCGCGGCAACCACGAGATCATGATGCGCGGCACGTTCGCCAACGTGCGCATCAAGAACCTCATGATCCCGGCCCGTCCGGACGGCAGCCGCTTCGAAGGCGGCGAGACGCTGTTCCAGCCCACCGGCGAGCAGATGTCGATCTACGACGCCGCCATGAAGTACGTGGCGCAAGGCACGTCCTCGGTCGTGTTCGGCGGCGAGGAGTACGGCACCGGGTCGTCGCGCGACTGGGCCGCCAAGGGAACGCAGCTGCTGGGCGTGAAGGCCGTGATCGCGCGCAGCTTCGAGCGCATCCACCGCAGCAACCTGGTGGGCATGGGCGTGCTGCCGCTGCAGTTCAAGGGCAGCGACAGCGCGCAGTCGCTGGGCATCGTGGGCAACGAGACGTTCGACGTCACGGGCCTGGAGGGCGGCATCAAGCCGATGCAGGACGTCACCCTGACGATCCACCGCGCCGACGGCTCGCGCCAGGACGTGACGGTGCTGCTGCGCATCGACACGCCCATCGAGGTCGATTACTACCAGCACGGCGGCATCCTGCCGTTCGTACTGCGCCAGTTGCTGGCCGCCTGA
- a CDS encoding haloacid dehalogenase type II has translation MEPVRGMDIEVLFFDVLGTVVDWRGSIADEVAAFLKRHELPHVDAHQFADAWVGQYDAAIEPIRAGQRAFAPLDIINMENLQACLAQFDLAPARFARSELETLNHAWHKLRPWPDSVAGIAQLKQRFIVAPLSDGHTRLLVDMAKHAGLPWDMVFGADASRSYKPAPQAYLHACALLDVPPQRAMLVAAHGYDLDAARSCGLKTAYVQRQRAADPSKAGYRGAPENWDYQAGSLTELAQLLAKA, from the coding sequence ATGGAACCCGTTCGTGGGATGGATATCGAGGTCTTGTTTTTTGATGTGCTGGGAACTGTCGTCGATTGGCGCGGCAGCATCGCGGACGAGGTCGCCGCATTCCTCAAGCGCCATGAGCTGCCTCATGTCGATGCCCATCAATTCGCGGATGCCTGGGTCGGACAATATGATGCCGCCATCGAGCCGATCCGCGCCGGACAGCGAGCCTTTGCCCCTCTCGATATCATCAACATGGAGAATCTGCAGGCCTGCCTGGCGCAGTTCGATCTGGCGCCAGCGCGGTTCGCTCGCAGCGAACTGGAAACCCTGAACCATGCATGGCATAAGCTGCGGCCTTGGCCCGATTCGGTAGCCGGTATCGCTCAGCTGAAGCAGCGCTTTATCGTTGCGCCGTTGTCCGATGGGCATACCAGGTTGCTGGTCGACATGGCCAAGCACGCTGGCCTGCCGTGGGACATGGTTTTCGGCGCGGACGCTTCCCGATCCTATAAGCCAGCACCCCAAGCCTATCTGCATGCCTGTGCATTGTTGGACGTGCCCCCGCAACGCGCCATGCTGGTCGCTGCGCATGGCTACGATCTGGATGCGGCTCGCTCCTGCGGGCTGAAAACAGCCTATGTCCAGCGCCAGCGCGCAGCGGATCCGTCGAAGGCAGGTTATCGGGGGGCGCCTGAAAACTGGGACTACCAGGCTGGCAGCCTGACCGAGCTGGCGCAGTTGCTGGCCAAGGCCTGA